The segment TCATCCACCGCCATCACGCCGCCCGGCTTGAGCAGTTTGTGGACGAAGACCAGATCGACGAAGGCGCCATCGAAGCGATGGTCACCGTCGATAAAGGCGAAATCAAACTGGCGGCCCTGCTCGACCAATTTCGGCAGGAAGATCTCTGATGGTTCCGAATGATGTTCAACCAGTTGATCGGCGCCTGCTTCGCGTAATACGTGCAGCGCACCATTGTGATAGTTCTTCTGCTGGAAGGGGTCCATGATGATGTGCGGCTGCCGTACGCCGCCATTTTCGAACATCGCCTCAAGGATGTGCAGGGTCGAAAGTCCCCAGCCCATGCCGACTTCAAGGGTCGCGGCGGGTTTCAATTGACGGACGAGGTCGCCCAGGAACTTGCCGCGGCCGGGCGTGACGCTGGTCGGATAAAGGCTCCTGCTGAAGCCGTTGTCGCCATAGACGATACCCTCGCGATAGAGCCGGTCGATTGCTGCGCGAATGCGTTCGCGAGCCGCCTGCGCCGATGGATCGATCGAGGCCATTGTGCCGCTGGGTCCGCCGTCAACTGCCATCATTCGAAGATGTCCGCCTGCATCATTGAGTTCAATAGACTGCGCCCGAAGAATTGCCTCGATGGCCGGGGTCACACTGTCGCCCGGAAGGATAACATTCTGCGGCGCCGATTACCGCATTGGCCACACCGGTATACAAATCGAATGAGGGCGCGAAGACGGACCTTCTGCTAGGCTGCGCTTGACGGCGGCAATCGATGAATCAGGAGCGTATCGTACAAGTTTTCTTCTTCGGTTTCCTGGCCCTCATTACGTGGGAACTGTACCAGGTATTCGAACCGTTTCTGATGCCGATAGCGTGGGCGATTCTGCTCGCGTTCCTGGCGCACCCGGCATTGATCGAACTCGACCGCTACATCCGCAGCCGAACCACTTCCGCCTTGATCATCACGCTTATCGTTGCGCTGGGCGTGGTGCTGCCAGCGGTTTGGCTCTCGGAGCGTCTCGTCAACGAGGCGCAGACCCTTTACGGAGCGGCTTCCAACCTCTCGACCATGGGCAGTCTCGACCGCGCCGGAACATGGCTCCGTGAAACCCGGGTGGGCGCGCATCTGGCCAACACGCTGGCGCGTCACGGCATTCGGCTGGAAGACGAAATCAAAAGCGTGGGCCTCCGATCGGCGAAGGTGATCAGCGACTATCTGCTGGCCCACAGCGGGTCGGCTGCGAGCAATCTGGCAAGCCTCGTGTTGCATTTTGGCATCGCATTGCTGACGTTCTTTTACCTGCTACGCGACGGCGAGTCGTACTACGAGGGTCTGCGCGCCCTTACCCCTTTGCACGAGCAGGACAAGGCCGTCATCTTCGATACGCTCGGCGCTACGCTGTCGTCCGTGATGCGCGGGCTGATGCTCACCGCGGTGCTCGACGGCGTCACTCTGGGACTCGGCTACCTGGTCTGCGGGGTTCCATATTGGGCCTTCCTGGCCTTGCTCACGGCGGCCGCGGGACTGCTGCCGTTTGGCGGCACCGCCCTCGTGTGGGTACCGGCCATGATCTACCTCGGTTACAGTTCGACGTGGGTAAGCGCCATCGGACTTGGGATTTGGTCGATGATTGCGCTTGCGATTATCGACAACTTCATCAAGCCCCTGGCGATGCGCCATGGCACCGGCTTGCCGACTCTCGCGCTCTTCTTTGGCCTCGCCGGGGGAATCGAAGCCTACGGTCCATTGGGGATTTTCGCCGGACCCGCGGTGATCGCGATATTTGCAGCGCTGCTGCGGGTTTACGAGCGAACCTATGTGACCGATAGCGCCGGATCGGTGATCGCCGTGGCCCCACCGCCCGTTGACGAACCCCGGGTGCAACGAATCGATCCGGTGCCCCAGCCGGAACTTAAAAAGGAGACTCCATGAAATACGCAATCGTCACCGGAGGCGCACGCGGCCTCGGCCTCGGTATCGTTCGCGCCCTGCTGGATGAAAAGGCTGTCGATCAAGTCGCGGTTATCGATCTAAAGCTGGCGCCGCCACCGGCCGAAATCGCGAGCAAAGTACATGGCTTCACTGCGGATGCCACCGACGAAACGCAGGTCCACGCTGCTGTGGAGGCGATTGCCGCCAAGCTTGGCCCCCATCCGGATGTGCTGTGCAATAACGCCGGCGGAGGCGAAGCCAATTGGTTCGAGAAGGGCCAGCAAGAGGAATGGCACAGCGTCGAGATCTGGCGTCGCTATGTCGAACTTAACCTCAATTCGGTCTATCTCGTGAGCAAGGAAATCGTTCCGCGGATGAAGTCGGGCGCGGCGATATGCAACACTTCCTCGATTGCTGGAATGTTGGCCACACCATTGCTGGCGGCCTATGCCGCGGCCAAGGCGGGCGTCATTTCGTACACCCGCTCGCTTGCCCTGCAACTCGGTCCCAAAGGTATTCGCGTTAACGCTGTTGCACCGGGACTGATTTACACCAAGATCTGGGAAGAACTAGGTGCGGCGATAGGCGGCGGTCAGGATCGGGCGCGGCTGGCCTTCGATGCCGCCGTGCGCACGTTGGTGCCACTTGGCCGCGAGCAAACACCCGAGGATATTGGCCGCACAGTCGCTTGGCTGTGCTCGGACCGTGCGGAAAACGTCACCGGACAGGTGATAGCGATCGACGGGGGCATCGTGCTCGGGCGACCGCCGTTGCGATCAGCCTGACGTCCTCAAAAAACAGGCACGGCTCACGCCTCTTGGCGCGGTGCCGTGCCTATCGAGAGTTCGCTAAAGACGGTCCCTGCGGACCGTCTTTAGCGCAGCTTATTGAACCTGAAGCGTCTGCACGTATTTGACCAACCGTTCAATCTTGCGATTTACCTGGTCCTTGGTCAGCGGTGGCCCACTGGTTCCGGGCCGATACATGAAAGCATATCCCCAGATAGGCATTTCGCGCGTTCCGTGACCCTCGGCGGTCGAGGTGCCATTGATGAAGTTGCGCACTTCTTCCGCCGGGAAAACGCCACCGTTATTCTTCGACAACAGGGTCAGATTAGCCGGCTTCTTTTTCAGCGCGGGAGAGACTGGACCGTCCCCTGTGCCGTCCATTCCATGGCATTGCGCGCAATACTGGCGAAAATCCAATTGCGCCGAATTAACCTGTCCCCGAGGTCCCAGAGATGAGTCGTCCTGGGCTCGAGCCACATTCGAAGATAAGCCCACGATAGCGCCGCCCAACACCAAAACGGCTGCCAAGTTCCACAATCCAAGACGTTTAAGCGCCATTTGTCCTCCCCCACACGGTGAGATTCTAGGGCGGAATCGTTACCATTTCTTACCGATCCCGTCAAATGTAAAAGAAATTCGAGGTTTCCGTGAGGAGCCTCGAGCCTGCCCGCCCGGCTGACCTCAGCCGATAGCGCCCCCGACCTGCAGGCGGTTACAGTAGGCGTTATACATGGTGGTTGACGAAAAACAAAACCAGGCGCTGGC is part of the Pirellulales bacterium genome and harbors:
- a CDS encoding class I SAM-dependent methyltransferase, encoding MTPAIEAILRAQSIELNDAGGHLRMMAVDGGPSGTMASIDPSAQAARERIRAAIDRLYREGIVYGDNGFSRSLYPTSVTPGRGKFLGDLVRQLKPAATLEVGMGWGLSTLHILEAMFENGGVRQPHIIMDPFQQKNYHNGALHVLREAGADQLVEHHSEPSEIFLPKLVEQGRQFDFAFIDGDHRFDGAFVDLVFVHKLLKPGGVMAVDDTELDAVHLACRFAETNWGYAYVGGHSDRLDKGPGRHRYRNSRPRAQISAYRKPLQEGEERSQVHFNSFVDDFSPYIRLDRLASNKLAHEGLVALR
- a CDS encoding AI-2E family transporter, whose protein sequence is MNQERIVQVFFFGFLALITWELYQVFEPFLMPIAWAILLAFLAHPALIELDRYIRSRTTSALIITLIVALGVVLPAVWLSERLVNEAQTLYGAASNLSTMGSLDRAGTWLRETRVGAHLANTLARHGIRLEDEIKSVGLRSAKVISDYLLAHSGSAASNLASLVLHFGIALLTFFYLLRDGESYYEGLRALTPLHEQDKAVIFDTLGATLSSVMRGLMLTAVLDGVTLGLGYLVCGVPYWAFLALLTAAAGLLPFGGTALVWVPAMIYLGYSSTWVSAIGLGIWSMIALAIIDNFIKPLAMRHGTGLPTLALFFGLAGGIEAYGPLGIFAGPAVIAIFAALLRVYERTYVTDSAGSVIAVAPPPVDEPRVQRIDPVPQPELKKETP
- a CDS encoding SDR family NAD(P)-dependent oxidoreductase, which gives rise to MKYAIVTGGARGLGLGIVRALLDEKAVDQVAVIDLKLAPPPAEIASKVHGFTADATDETQVHAAVEAIAAKLGPHPDVLCNNAGGGEANWFEKGQQEEWHSVEIWRRYVELNLNSVYLVSKEIVPRMKSGAAICNTSSIAGMLATPLLAAYAAAKAGVISYTRSLALQLGPKGIRVNAVAPGLIYTKIWEELGAAIGGGQDRARLAFDAAVRTLVPLGREQTPEDIGRTVAWLCSDRAENVTGQVIAIDGGIVLGRPPLRSA
- a CDS encoding c-type cytochrome; protein product: MALKRLGLWNLAAVLVLGGAIVGLSSNVARAQDDSSLGPRGQVNSAQLDFRQYCAQCHGMDGTGDGPVSPALKKKPANLTLLSKNNGGVFPAEEVRNFINGTSTAEGHGTREMPIWGYAFMYRPGTSGPPLTKDQVNRKIERLVKYVQTLQVQ